The following coding sequences are from one Arthrobacter sp. PvP023 window:
- a CDS encoding HPr family phosphocarrier protein — MFERTATIASRVGLHARPAAIFAEAAGEYPHEITIARQGEPADEAMDAASILSLMSLGASHGDVVVLRAEGDGADTALDHLVQILETDHDAE, encoded by the coding sequence ATGTTCGAACGCACCGCCACCATCGCAAGCCGCGTGGGCCTGCACGCCCGCCCCGCCGCCATCTTCGCCGAGGCGGCCGGCGAGTACCCGCACGAGATCACCATTGCCCGCCAGGGCGAGCCGGCCGACGAGGCCATGGACGCGGCCAGCATCCTGTCCCTCATGAGCCTGGGCGCCTCACACGGCGACGTTGTGGTCCTCCGCGCCGAGGGCGACGGCGCCGACACCGCCCTGGACCACCTGGTCCAGATCCTGGAAACCGATCACGACGCCGAGTAG